A stretch of the Fusobacterium varium genome encodes the following:
- a CDS encoding autotransporter — translation MIKEMEKALKRYLKGKNRITMGVVVAFLLGSSFAFGDVTVKYEGSTIKILDKSGNVTEIGTVTKNSANEFTWTLPEGVGINETVKIDDSINTNNIKVNIVNSRNINSSGTTANSGNGIYSFLDSGTSTIGNIINSGTISGKSTSGNNSGNGIHSFYEAGTSIIGNIINSGTISGESTGGDDSGNGIFSYSPYYASTIGNILNHGNINGTTTGNGNNSGNAIYSYSEGETSIIGNITNGGIISGNGADGDNSGNGIYSYSDSDNSTIGAITNSGTISGKSTGGNNSGNGIFANSEDTSSSSTATSNSIIGNIINSGIISGEGTGSESHSGNGIYSYSQYGAGASTIRNITNSGTINGNSNNGDYSGNGIFVYSDDSNTTIGDIINYGIISGKSNGGYNSGNGIFVCSVGSNTIGNIINKGYIINGIRSESDSDFNKIGSIINKGNIINEIYFYSAVEIVTIESISNTGIMASPSSAGIYLNSPEQAIIKLLSNSGVIMGKENAISNESNASDSGIANYNNYGLVIGKIPVDIANGIQIYNPEGQGMAITIEEKVDKNGSTYFPIKSIARGNGTGVSTEGYSIINAGLKNSEKDAYDNFEGTQEKKIINGAGVASGTVTIEADKNFSLNGGIINAYKTAVTVKDGASFTGIDVTINGGGLDGNTAVISGDSGANTVNISGNSFINGDIDLDTGDDILNFGSAVSRTVGNDNINLFHKISNVENININQKVTAFETSEIKGADKINIGKNGELVLRIDGANSNKHALSNGNGSGTIDSEGGKLLLALNGVSDGSTIDMGIKLGDGIYGVENPDIKYRDLFTLETTSYLHSLRKTGEKEVTVETKSTLPLSYTNYYRLNKIYQSMRAVDGVKEFNVDTDEKFSSFIGYLNDIYAGNPYSYSSELSRKSMGMFRDIVTENSFKADTGKWMIYGGLTHIDGGTKDTYYGKGYYTYDIGSSDIDSDTKITGAYMLGEYGVSDDFKAGVAVGGNKLKSDLSNGSKVDGDALYIGGYAKKYLGNLKVTAGAGFQYGDYDADRIAAGREITETRSYSSSYNDMTYDIYLNGRYSHNIGDNLYLEPYGTLSYTYVDQDGADEGNKTLAIETDSKSFDYTSAKVGLDLKKVIPHEKGKSTLSVGASYTRLLNGADEEYITGRFKGGSDFDILVAHKNEHSLGLNAKYALELENGILFDVKGSYAVERDSHNQSGKNKTKGEWIVGAGLGYKF, via the coding sequence ATGATTAAAGAAATGGAAAAAGCTTTAAAAAGATATCTTAAGGGAAAAAATAGAATAACAATGGGAGTAGTAGTAGCTTTTTTATTGGGAAGCAGTTTTGCATTTGGAGATGTTACAGTAAAATATGAAGGCTCAACTATTAAAATACTAGATAAATCGGGGAATGTTACAGAAATTGGAACAGTAACAAAAAATTCTGCTAATGAATTTACCTGGACATTACCTGAAGGAGTAGGTATAAATGAAACTGTAAAAATAGATGATTCAATAAATACAAATAATATTAAAGTAAATATAGTGAATAGTAGAAATATAAATAGTTCTGGAACTACAGCCAATTCAGGAAATGGGATTTATTCTTTTCTTGATAGTGGAACTAGTACAATAGGGAATATAATAAATAGTGGAACTATAAGTGGTAAAAGTACTAGTGGAAATAATTCAGGAAATGGAATTCATTCTTTTTATGAAGCAGGTACTAGTATAATAGGGAATATAATAAATAGTGGAACTATAAGTGGTGAGAGTACTGGTGGAGATGACTCAGGAAATGGTATTTTTTCTTATTCTCCTTATTACGCTAGTACAATAGGAAATATATTAAACCATGGAAATATCAATGGTACAACCACTGGTAATGGAAATAATTCAGGAAATGCAATTTATTCTTATTCTGAGGGTGAAACTAGTATAATAGGAAATATAACAAATGGTGGAATTATTAGTGGAAACGGTGCTGATGGAGATAATTCAGGGAATGGAATATATTCTTATTCTGATTCAGATAATAGTACAATAGGAGCTATAACAAATAGTGGAACTATAAGTGGAAAGAGTACTGGTGGAAATAATTCAGGAAATGGTATTTTTGCCAACTCAGAAGATACTTCTAGTTCTTCTACTGCCACTTCAAACAGTATAATAGGGAATATAATAAATAGTGGAATTATTAGTGGAGAGGGTACTGGTAGTGAAAGTCATTCAGGAAATGGAATTTATTCTTATTCTCAGTATGGAGCTGGAGCTAGTACAATAAGAAATATAACAAATAGTGGAACTATAAATGGAAATAGTAATAATGGAGATTATTCAGGAAATGGAATTTTTGTTTATTCTGATGATTCAAATACTACAATAGGGGATATAATAAATTATGGAATTATCAGTGGAAAGAGTAATGGTGGATATAATTCAGGAAATGGAATTTTTGTTTGTTCTGTTGGTTCAAATACTATAGGTAATATAATAAACAAAGGATATATAATTAATGGAATCCGTTCTGAGAGTGATTCTGATTTTAATAAAATAGGAAGTATAATAAATAAGGGAAATATAATTAATGAAATTTATTTTTATTCTGCTGTTGAGATAGTAACAATAGAATCGATTTCAAATACTGGGATTATGGCATCACCAAGTAGTGCTGGAATTTATTTAAATAGTCCAGAACAAGCAATAATAAAACTACTTTCAAATTCTGGTGTTATAATGGGAAAAGAAAATGCAATTTCTAATGAGTCAAATGCTTCTGATTCAGGAATTGCTAACTACAATAACTATGGGCTTGTGATAGGAAAGATACCAGTTGATATAGCGAATGGAATACAAATTTATAATCCTGAAGGGCAGGGAATGGCTATTACTATTGAGGAAAAAGTTGATAAAAATGGGAGTACTTATTTTCCTATCAAATCTATTGCTCGTGGAAACGGAACTGGAGTAAGTACAGAAGGATATTCTATAATAAATGCAGGATTAAAAAATAGTGAAAAAGATGCTTATGATAACTTTGAAGGAACACAAGAGAAAAAAATTATCAATGGAGCTGGAGTTGCCAGTGGAACAGTAACAATAGAAGCAGATAAGAATTTCTCCCTTAATGGTGGAATTATTAATGCCTATAAAACTGCTGTTACAGTTAAAGATGGAGCTTCATTTACTGGTATAGATGTAACAATCAATGGTGGTGGCTTAGATGGAAATACTGCTGTTATATCTGGAGATTCAGGAGCTAATACAGTAAATATATCTGGAAATTCTTTTATCAATGGAGATATAGATTTAGATACTGGAGATGATATTCTTAATTTTGGTTCAGCCGTTTCTAGAACAGTGGGAAATGATAATATAAATCTTTTCCATAAAATATCAAATGTGGAAAACATAAATATAAATCAGAAAGTAACTGCATTTGAAACTTCTGAAATTAAAGGAGCAGATAAGATTAATATTGGTAAAAATGGGGAGCTTGTATTAAGAATAGATGGAGCAAATAGTAATAAACATGCACTTTCCAATGGAAATGGTAGTGGAACAATAGACTCAGAGGGTGGAAAACTTCTTCTTGCGCTTAATGGAGTATCTGATGGAAGTACAATAGATATGGGAATAAAACTTGGAGATGGGATATATGGAGTAGAAAATCCAGATATTAAATATAGAGATTTATTTACTTTAGAAACAACTTCATATTTACACTCTCTTCGTAAGACTGGTGAAAAAGAAGTAACAGTTGAAACTAAATCTACACTTCCATTATCATATACAAATTATTATAGATTAAATAAAATATATCAAAGTATGAGGGCTGTAGATGGTGTAAAAGAATTTAATGTAGATACTGATGAAAAATTCTCATCTTTCATAGGATATTTAAATGATATATATGCAGGAAATCCATACTCATATTCTTCTGAATTATCAAGAAAATCAATGGGAATGTTCAGAGATATAGTTACTGAAAATTCATTTAAAGCAGATACAGGAAAATGGATGATATATGGCGGACTTACTCATATAGATGGAGGAACTAAAGACACATATTATGGAAAAGGATACTATACTTATGATATAGGAAGTTCTGATATAGATTCTGATACAAAAATCACAGGAGCATATATGCTTGGAGAGTATGGAGTATCTGATGACTTTAAAGCTGGAGTAGCAGTTGGAGGAAACAAGCTTAAATCTGACTTGTCTAATGGCTCAAAGGTTGATGGAGATGCGCTGTATATTGGAGGATATGCTAAGAAGTATCTTGGAAATCTAAAAGTAACAGCAGGAGCAGGATTCCAGTATGGAGACTATGATGCTGACAGAATAGCAGCAGGAAGAGAAATTACAGAAACAAGAAGCTATTCTTCAAGCTACAATGATATGACTTATGACATCTACCTAAATGGAAGATATTCTCATAATATTGGAGATAATCTATACTTAGAACCTTATGGAACACTGTCATATACATATGTAGATCAGGATGGAGCAGATGAGGGAAATAAAACTTTAGCAATAGAAACAGATTCAAAATCATTTGACTATACATCAGCCAAAGTGGGGTTAGACCTTAAAAAAGTGATACCACATGAAAAAGGAAAGAGTACATTATCAGTTGGGGCAAGCTATACAAGACTGCTTAATGGAGCAGATGAAGAATATATCACAGGAAGATTTAAAGGTGGAAGCGACTTTGATATATTAGTTGCTCACAAGAATGAACATAGCTTAGGATTGAATGCTAAATATGCACTTGAACTGGAAAATGGAATCTTGTTTGATGTAAAGGGAAGCTATGCAGTAGAAAGAGATTCACATAATCAATCTGGAAAGAATAAGACAAAAGGTGAATGGATAGTAGGAGCAGGACTGGGTTATAAGTTCTAA
- a CDS encoding putative hydrolase: MKFSDIENVIDKHIDKIIAFRRDLHEHPELGGNEIRTSAKVAEQLKKLPVKIRENIGGHGIIADLTGIEEGKTILLRGDMDALPINENNNLSFSSKVPDIMHACGHDIHTSIILGTAIVLSELKDKIKGNVKFMFQPNEESAPIGGSRAMMDDGLLENPKVDEAYALHVFGNPTGTVAFRPGVANSRSDRITIEIKGKSSHGSLPGEGRDAIVTAANIISSIQTIISRNMGPGENAVVTIGKITGGSRYNVVSDYVKLEGTVRTFDTGTAELIKKRLNRIVMDIADAYECIGILDYQDGYDFMFNDLTLSEEVIKSLNPLLGKDNIIIQPNPLPAGEDFSFITKKVPSVFLWLGTETDFNKGKCILHNPEFMADENSLKVGIKVLCKIVLDRLNSLE; this comes from the coding sequence ATGAAATTTTCTGATATAGAAAATGTTATAGATAAACATATAGACAAAATAATAGCATTTAGAAGAGATCTGCATGAACATCCAGAACTTGGAGGAAATGAAATCAGAACCTCTGCTAAAGTAGCTGAGCAATTAAAAAAATTACCTGTAAAAATAAGAGAAAATATAGGTGGTCATGGAATAATCGCTGATCTTACAGGAATTGAAGAAGGAAAAACTATTTTGTTGAGAGGTGATATGGATGCTCTTCCTATCAATGAGAACAATAATCTTTCTTTTTCTTCTAAAGTTCCAGATATAATGCATGCCTGCGGACATGATATTCATACCTCTATAATACTTGGTACTGCCATTGTATTAAGTGAATTGAAGGATAAAATAAAAGGAAATGTAAAATTTATGTTTCAGCCTAATGAAGAATCAGCTCCAATTGGCGGTTCTAGAGCTATGATGGATGATGGACTTTTGGAAAATCCAAAAGTTGATGAAGCTTATGCCCTTCATGTCTTTGGAAATCCCACAGGTACTGTAGCTTTTAGACCTGGAGTAGCAAATTCCAGATCAGATAGAATAACAATAGAAATTAAAGGAAAAAGCAGTCATGGTTCTTTGCCTGGTGAAGGAAGAGATGCTATAGTTACAGCAGCAAATATTATATCTTCTATCCAAACAATCATCAGCAGAAATATGGGACCTGGTGAAAATGCTGTAGTTACTATTGGAAAAATAACTGGCGGAAGCAGATATAATGTTGTTTCTGATTATGTTAAACTAGAGGGAACAGTTAGAACTTTTGATACTGGAACTGCTGAGCTTATAAAAAAAAGACTTAACAGAATAGTTATGGATATAGCTGATGCATATGAATGTATAGGTATATTAGACTATCAAGATGGATATGATTTTATGTTCAATGATTTAACTCTTTCTGAAGAAGTTATAAAATCATTAAATCCTTTATTAGGAAAGGATAATATCATTATTCAGCCTAATCCCTTACCTGCAGGAGAAGATTTTTCATTCATAACTAAAAAAGTCCCTTCTGTTTTCCTATGGCTTGGAACAGAAACTGATTTTAACAAAGGAAAATGTATTCTTCATAATCCTGAATTTATGGCTGATGAAAATTCTTTAAAAGTAGGAATAAAAGTCCTATGTAAAATTGTTTTAGACAGGTTAAACTCTTTAGAATAA